From a single Cotesia glomerata isolate CgM1 linkage group LG6, MPM_Cglom_v2.3, whole genome shotgun sequence genomic region:
- the LOC123266625 gene encoding replication termination factor 2, whose protein sequence is MGCDGGTIPRRDELVRIKKKPEQKDKDSELAFRWKHCTIKQMPLQQPIVSCGLGKLYSKEAVIEGLLDRSILPETAVHIKSLKDVKTLNLTPNPSYEENKAETGDGYAGDAKSPFICPLIGLEMNGKYKFCYLWTCGCVMSERALKQVKSTVCHRCQVEFQPKDVVVLNAEGEDLDLMIENMQARKVSKKSKKRPKEPEEAVEKKKKKEDKEKPGTSKASKSSTATQEPVDPAFKKIKEDYSIAKDPNASEVLKSIFTTHKSAAEQTKAHWVTYNPFYN, encoded by the exons GAACTATTCCACGACGTGATGAACTTGTGAGGATTAAAAAGAAACCTGAACAA aaagACAAAGATTCCGAGCTGGCATTCCGATGGAAGCATTGCACAATAAAGCAGATGCCCTTGCAGCAGCCAATAGTGAGCTGTGGCCTGGGAAAACTCTACAGCAAAGAAGCAGTGATCGAAGGACTGTTAGACAGATCAATTCTCCCCGAGACCGCTGTTCACATAAAGAGTTTAAAGGACGTAAAAACCCTAAACTTGACTCCAAACCCCTCCTACGAGGAGAACAAGGCGGAGACAGGAGACGGGTATGCCGGCGACGCCAAAAGTCCGTTCATTTGTCCGCTGATTGGGCTGGAGATGAACGGAAAGTACAAGTTCTGCTACCTGTGGACCTGCGGGTGTGTAATGAGCGAGCGCGCTCTCAAGCAAGTAAAGTCCACTGTCTGTCATCGCTGTCAGGTCGAGTTCCAGCCGAAGGACGTCGTGGTGCTCAATGCCGAGGGTGAAGACTTGGATCTGATGATCGAAAATATGCAGGCGAGAAAAGTTAGCAAGAAGTCCAAGAAACGTCCCAAGGAACCTGAGGAGGCGGttgagaagaaaaagaagaaggaGGACAAAGAAAAGCCCGGGACCAGCAAGGCCTCCAAGTCTTCTACAGCCACTCAGGAGCCAGTCGACCCTgcgtttaagaaaattaaagagGATTACAGTATTGCCAAGGACCCCAACGCTTCCGAGGTCCTCAAGAGTATTTTTACGACACATAAATCTGCTGCTGAGCAAACTAAAGCTCATTGGGTTACTTATAATCCcttttataattaa